Proteins co-encoded in one Luteolibacter sp. Y139 genomic window:
- a CDS encoding PA0069 family radical SAM protein, whose translation MDPHRGRGAQENPANRFEAMRFETDDDAWIDDDPRPLKTTFLRDDSQSILNRVTADDLSFDYSVNPYRGCEHGCSYCYARPYHEYLGFSAGLEFESKIVVKLDAPELLEKELARRKICPGIIAMSGVTDCYQPAERKLEITRRCLEVMSRFRQPVGLITKNALIARDVDHLGELARHQAVCVFLSITTLDPKLARILEPRASSPRARLDAIRALADAGVPVGTNAAPMIPGLNDHELPAILTAAKEAGASFAGYTMVRLPGAVATVFESWLDRHFPDRKEKILNRIRDARDGALNTSTPGVRMRGSGEAAGQLRALHHATCRRLGLATRPPKLNTSAFRRVLPGQAELF comes from the coding sequence ATGGACCCGCACCGCGGCCGGGGCGCTCAGGAAAATCCCGCCAATCGCTTCGAAGCCATGCGCTTCGAGACCGATGATGACGCGTGGATCGACGACGATCCACGTCCCCTGAAGACCACCTTTCTGCGCGATGACTCGCAGAGCATCCTCAACCGCGTCACCGCGGACGACCTCTCGTTCGACTACAGCGTGAACCCCTATCGCGGCTGCGAGCACGGCTGCTCCTACTGCTACGCGCGTCCCTACCACGAATACCTCGGCTTTTCCGCGGGCCTTGAGTTCGAGTCGAAGATCGTCGTCAAACTCGATGCGCCGGAGCTGCTGGAAAAGGAACTCGCTCGCCGCAAGATCTGCCCGGGAATTATCGCGATGAGCGGCGTGACCGATTGCTACCAACCCGCCGAGCGCAAACTGGAGATCACCCGCCGTTGCCTGGAGGTGATGTCGCGCTTTCGCCAACCCGTCGGGCTCATCACCAAGAATGCCTTGATCGCCCGCGATGTGGATCACCTCGGCGAACTCGCCCGCCATCAGGCAGTGTGCGTGTTCCTTTCCATCACTACGCTCGATCCAAAGCTCGCCCGTATCCTCGAACCGCGCGCCTCTTCCCCACGAGCCCGGCTCGACGCCATCCGCGCCCTCGCCGACGCCGGTGTGCCCGTCGGCACGAATGCCGCGCCGATGATTCCCGGCCTCAACGATCACGAGCTGCCCGCCATCCTAACAGCCGCGAAGGAAGCCGGTGCCAGTTTCGCCGGCTACACCATGGTGCGGCTGCCCGGTGCGGTCGCCACTGTCTTCGAAAGCTGGCTGGATCGCCACTTCCCCGACCGGAAGGAAAAGATCCTCAATCGAATTCGCGACGCGAGGGATGGAGCGCTCAATACCTCCACGCCCGGAGTCCGGATGCGCGGCAGCGGTGAAGCCGCCGGGCAACTCCGCGCCCTGCACCACGCCACCTGCCGGCGTCTCGGTCTGGCAACACGTCCACCGAAACTGAATACATCAGCCTTCCGTCGCGTGCTCCCCGGGCAGGCAGAGCTGTTCTAA
- a CDS encoding CsbD family protein: MNTLQIKGNWNIAKGKLKQKWADLTDDDLNYVEGKEDELVGRIQKRTGQAREDIEKAIKESNDCGC, encoded by the coding sequence ATGAATACCCTGCAAATCAAAGGAAACTGGAACATCGCCAAGGGCAAGCTGAAGCAGAAGTGGGCAGATCTCACCGATGACGATCTCAACTATGTCGAGGGCAAGGAAGATGAACTGGTCGGCCGGATCCAGAAGAGGACGGGACAGGCCCGCGAGGACATCGAGAAGGCGATCAAGGAGTCGAACGACTGCGGTTGCTGA
- the clpB gene encoding ATP-dependent chaperone ClpB, whose translation MGLDKLTTKLQEALQAAQRLASKSAHPELKGTHLLLALLQQEGGIVTPILQKAGVDITRLKASLMTALDREPTQQGGTTQPQISYGLRATLDAADEVRESMDDDYLSVEHVLIGALKADAPEGKLLKEAGLDEKKARKAIEGVRGPQKVTDQDPEGKYQTLEKYGTDLTARAREGKIDPVIGRDNEIRRVMQVLSRRTKNNPVLIGEPGVGKTAIVEGLARRIVSGDVPDSMRDKRVIVMDVGGMLAGAKYRGEFEERLKAFLKEVTESAGEIILFIDELHTIVGAGASEGAVDAANLLKPQLARGELRTIGATTLDEYRKYIEKDAALERRFQPVMVGEPSVEDTIAILRGLKERYEVHHGVRIQDGALVSAAMLSDRYISDRFLPDKAVDLVDEAASRLKIELDSMPTEIDQIERAIMQLEMEKKALEKETDKASIARLEKVKEEQANLREESAGLMAQWRNEKDVIDLVRAAQNKIDSLKTEAEQAQRIGDLTRASELSYGRIPEAQRELEAANDRLVELQKTGAILREEVTEEDIARVVSAWTGIPVSRLQEGEKEKLVHMEERLGNRVIGQKKAIKAVSNAVRRARAGLQDENRPIGSFLFLGPTGVGKTELSKALAEFLFDDEGAMVRIDMSEYMEKHSVSRLIGAPPGYVGYDEGGQLSEHVRRKPYSVVLFDEIEKAHPDVFNVLLQVLDDGRITDGQGRTVDFRNTVLIMTSNIGSQYILDEENAEQREAKVTAALRQHFRPEFLNRIDETIIFDRLHREELTSIVDIQLDRVRKRLAKQGLALALTEEAKEFVGNQGYDPVYGARPLKRAIQHYLLDPLSLDILDGKFKDGDVITADVQGGSVVFSAG comes from the coding sequence ATGGGACTCGACAAGCTTACGACCAAACTTCAGGAAGCCCTCCAAGCCGCCCAACGGCTGGCCTCGAAGTCGGCTCATCCCGAGCTGAAGGGCACGCATCTTTTGCTCGCCTTGCTTCAACAAGAAGGCGGTATTGTTACCCCGATCCTCCAAAAGGCGGGCGTCGATATCACTCGCCTGAAGGCATCGCTGATGACGGCGCTGGATCGCGAGCCGACCCAGCAGGGCGGCACGACGCAGCCACAGATTTCCTATGGTCTGCGTGCCACGCTCGATGCTGCCGATGAGGTGCGCGAGTCGATGGATGACGACTACCTCAGCGTGGAGCACGTCCTGATCGGCGCGCTGAAGGCCGATGCTCCGGAAGGCAAATTGCTCAAGGAAGCCGGGCTCGATGAGAAGAAGGCGCGCAAGGCGATCGAAGGTGTCCGCGGTCCGCAGAAGGTCACCGACCAGGACCCCGAGGGCAAATACCAGACGCTGGAGAAGTACGGCACCGACCTCACCGCGCGTGCGCGTGAAGGGAAGATCGATCCGGTGATCGGCCGCGACAACGAGATCCGCCGCGTGATGCAGGTGCTTTCTCGCCGCACGAAGAACAATCCCGTGCTCATCGGTGAGCCGGGTGTGGGCAAGACCGCCATCGTGGAAGGCCTCGCGCGCCGCATTGTGTCCGGCGATGTGCCGGACTCGATGAGGGACAAGCGCGTGATCGTGATGGACGTGGGCGGCATGCTTGCGGGCGCGAAGTATCGCGGTGAGTTCGAGGAGCGCTTGAAGGCTTTCCTGAAGGAAGTCACGGAGAGCGCGGGTGAGATCATCCTGTTTATCGACGAGCTACACACCATCGTCGGTGCGGGGGCGAGCGAGGGTGCGGTAGATGCCGCGAACTTGCTGAAGCCACAGCTTGCGCGCGGTGAGCTGCGGACCATCGGCGCTACCACGCTGGATGAGTATCGCAAGTACATCGAGAAGGACGCAGCGCTCGAGCGGCGCTTCCAGCCGGTGATGGTCGGTGAGCCGTCGGTCGAAGACACGATCGCGATCCTGCGCGGGCTGAAGGAGCGCTATGAAGTGCACCACGGCGTGCGCATTCAGGATGGCGCACTGGTTTCCGCGGCGATGCTTTCTGATCGCTACATCTCCGACCGCTTCCTGCCGGACAAGGCCGTCGACCTCGTCGACGAGGCAGCTTCGCGCTTGAAGATCGAACTCGATTCGATGCCGACCGAAATCGACCAGATCGAGCGCGCGATCATGCAGCTCGAGATGGAGAAGAAGGCGCTCGAGAAGGAGACCGACAAGGCCAGCATCGCGCGCCTCGAAAAGGTGAAGGAGGAGCAGGCAAACCTGCGCGAGGAGTCCGCCGGCCTCATGGCCCAGTGGCGGAATGAGAAGGATGTCATCGATCTCGTGCGCGCGGCACAGAACAAGATCGACTCGCTTAAGACGGAGGCCGAGCAGGCCCAGCGCATCGGCGACCTGACCCGTGCGTCCGAACTCAGCTACGGCCGCATCCCGGAAGCGCAGCGCGAACTGGAGGCCGCGAATGACCGTCTGGTGGAGCTTCAGAAGACAGGTGCGATTCTCCGCGAGGAAGTTACCGAGGAAGACATTGCCCGTGTCGTTTCGGCATGGACCGGCATTCCCGTCTCGCGCTTGCAGGAAGGCGAGAAGGAGAAGCTGGTCCACATGGAAGAGCGACTCGGCAACCGGGTCATCGGCCAGAAGAAGGCTATCAAGGCGGTGTCGAATGCGGTTCGCCGTGCCCGTGCGGGCTTGCAGGATGAGAACCGTCCCATCGGCTCGTTCCTGTTTCTCGGACCCACCGGTGTGGGCAAGACGGAGCTATCGAAGGCACTTGCTGAATTCCTCTTCGATGACGAAGGGGCGATGGTTCGCATCGACATGTCCGAATACATGGAGAAGCACAGTGTCTCCCGGCTGATCGGCGCGCCTCCGGGCTACGTCGGCTATGACGAGGGCGGGCAGCTTTCCGAGCATGTACGACGCAAGCCATACTCGGTGGTGCTTTTCGACGAGATCGAGAAGGCGCACCCGGACGTGTTCAACGTGCTGTTGCAAGTGCTCGATGACGGCCGCATCACCGATGGCCAGGGACGGACCGTGGACTTCCGCAATACGGTGCTGATCATGACCTCGAACATCGGCAGCCAGTACATCCTCGACGAGGAGAATGCCGAACAGCGTGAGGCCAAGGTGACCGCGGCGCTGCGCCAGCACTTCAGGCCAGAGTTTCTCAACCGCATCGACGAGACGATCATCTTCGATCGCCTGCATCGCGAGGAGCTGACCAGCATCGTGGACATCCAGCTCGACCGCGTCCGCAAGCGGCTTGCCAAACAAGGCCTGGCCCTCGCCCTCACGGAAGAGGCCAAGGAATTCGTGGGCAACCAGGGCTACGATCCGGTCTATGGCGCGCGCCCGCTGAAGCGCGCGATCCAGCACTACCTGCTCGATCCGCTGTCGCTGGACATCCTGGATGGCAAGTTCAAGGACGGCGACGTGATCACGGCGGACGTGCAGGGAGGATCCGTGGTGTTCAGCGCGGGGTGA